Proteins from one Nicotiana tabacum cultivar K326 chromosome 23, ASM71507v2, whole genome shotgun sequence genomic window:
- the LOC142177420 gene encoding uncharacterized protein LOC142177420, producing MARCYILASMANVLQHQHQSMRSAYDMLKSLKEMFGEQNHAAKQTAMKALLNTKMAKGSSVRDHVLKMMSLMNELEVLGAVIDKESQVEMVLQTLPDSFQQFSLKYNMNKMDLSLVKLLNKLQAAESIIKQQAPVVAFNVEKASISKSKGDSGATNHIYTTLRGFRETRRLSENEVCIFQAN from the exons ATGGCGCGATGTTACATTCTTGCCTCTATGGCGAATGTTTTGCAACATCAACATCAGTCTATGAGGTCTGCTTATGACATGCTCAAAAGTCTCAAAGAGATGTTCGGTGAGCAAAATCATGCGGCTAAGcagacagccatgaaagcccttTTGAACACCAAGATGGCTAAAGGATCATCGGTCAGGGACCATGTTCTGAAGATGATGAGTCTTATGAATGAACTGGAAGTCCTTGGAGCTGTGATTGATAAGGAATCTCAAGTTGAGATGGTCCTGCAGACTCTACCTGATAGTTTTCAACAATTTAGCTTGAAATATAATATGAACAAAATGGATTTGTCACTGGTGAAATTGTTGAATAAGCTACAAGCGGCAGAATCTATTATCAAACAGCAAGCTCCAGTTGTGGCATTCAATGTTGAGAAAGCTTCGATTTCTAAGTCGAAAGGCG ATTCAGGAGCCACTAATCATATCTACACTACTTTGCGGGGGTTTCGGGAAACACGGCGGCTAAGTGAGAATGAAGTTTGCATTTTTCAAGCCAATTGA